The Flavobacteriales bacterium genome contains a region encoding:
- a CDS encoding pyridoxal-phosphate dependent enzyme, translating to MICDSILDTIGNTPMIRMDRIAKKYGIPGTLLAKVEYFNPGHSVKDRMALKMIEDAEKEGKLKPGGTIIECTSGNTGMGLALAAVIKGYKLICTTSDKQSKEKFDVLKAMGAEVVICPTNVAPDDERSYYKVAERLSKEIPNSFYPYQYDNLSNRKAHYESTGPEIWDQTEGKITHFVVGVGTGGTVSGTSQYLKEQNAEVQTLGVDTYGSVFKKYHETGEFDENEIYSYITEGIGEDILPKNVTFDLIDHFEKVTDKEGALMCRELAQTEALFLGNSAGSAMQAVVQMKDRFDENSVIVVLFHDHGSRYVGKVYNDDWMKAQGFL from the coding sequence ATGATCTGCGACAGCATACTCGACACCATTGGAAACACACCAATGATCCGCATGGATCGTATTGCCAAGAAGTACGGAATTCCCGGCACCCTACTCGCCAAGGTAGAGTATTTTAATCCGGGCCATTCGGTGAAGGATCGCATGGCCTTGAAGATGATCGAAGATGCCGAAAAAGAGGGCAAACTGAAGCCGGGTGGAACCATCATTGAGTGTACTTCGGGGAATACGGGAATGGGTTTGGCTTTGGCCGCGGTGATCAAGGGTTACAAGCTTATTTGCACCACCAGCGACAAGCAGAGTAAGGAGAAATTCGACGTATTGAAGGCCATGGGAGCCGAGGTCGTGATTTGTCCGACGAACGTAGCTCCGGACGACGAGCGCTCGTACTACAAGGTGGCGGAGCGGTTGAGCAAAGAGATCCCGAATAGTTTTTATCCTTATCAGTACGATAACCTGAGCAATCGCAAGGCGCATTACGAGAGTACCGGGCCTGAGATATGGGATCAAACCGAGGGAAAGATCACCCATTTCGTCGTTGGTGTGGGAACCGGCGGAACCGTTTCGGGTACGTCGCAATACCTGAAGGAGCAGAACGCGGAGGTTCAGACTTTGGGCGTCGACACGTATGGGTCAGTGTTCAAAAAGTACCACGAAACCGGAGAATTCGATGAAAACGAGATCTACTCGTACATCACCGAAGGAATTGGAGAGGACATTCTGCCTAAGAACGTAACCTTTGATTTGATCGATCACTTTGAAAAGGTCACCGATAAAGAAGGTGCTTTGATGTGCCGCGAATTGGCTCAGACCGAAGCGCTATTCCTGGGTAATTCGGCCGGATCGGCCATGCAGGCAGTGGTTCAAATGAAAGATCGCTTCGATGAGAACTCGGTCATCGTGGTGCTCTTCCACGACCATGGAAGTCGGTACGTAGGCAAGGTCTACAACGACGACTGGATGAAGGCGCAAGGCTTCTTATAA